CAGTGAAGTTTGTGAACTGACTGCGCCGCCCGTCTTTTCCTTCGGCGAAAAAGTGAAGGCGAAGCGTACGATCCGCAACGACGGGACATACGCCGGCAAGGAGATCGGCGAGGTTCTCGCCAAGAAAGGCGAGGAAGGCTACGTCGTCAGCATCGGCACCTTTCTCCAACAATTCTATATCTACGGGATTGAGTTCACCGAAAGCGGCAATCGCGTCGGCATGAAGCGCAAGGAACTCGAGTCGGCTAATCCGCGCGATGACGTCGATCTCCCGCTGCCTTGAGGAGTGTGAACGTGTTCGAACCACGAATGCCGAAATATCAATGGGGTCAGCGCGTAAAGACGCTCGTCGATCTGGTCAATGATGGAAGTTATCCCGACGAGAAACCGGAGGCGCTGCTCGTCGCCAACGGCGGTTTGGGCGAAATCGTGCAGGTCGGATCGCATACGGATACGAATACGCCGATCTATCTCGTTGAATTTCCTGACGGCCGTGTCGTCGGTTGTCTCGAGGAAGAGATCGCGCCCTTGTAAGAGGAGCGATGGCGAGCATGCGACCGACGGTCACG
Above is a genomic segment from Methylocystis rosea containing:
- a CDS encoding nitrogen fixation protein NifZ, with the translated sequence MSNIVRDSEVCELTAPPVFSFGEKVKAKRTIRNDGTYAGKEIGEVLAKKGEEGYVVSIGTFLQQFYIYGIEFTESGNRVGMKRKELESANPRDDVDLPLP
- a CDS encoding nitrogen fixation protein NifZ, translating into MFEPRMPKYQWGQRVKTLVDLVNDGSYPDEKPEALLVANGGLGEIVQVGSHTDTNTPIYLVEFPDGRVVGCLEEEIAPL